From Demequina capsici, one genomic window encodes:
- the radA gene encoding DNA repair protein RadA, with product MATTRRTAPGYRCTECGWSAVKWVGRCGECQAWGTVVEAGASAAGPATKATAPTRPATPIPDVSAESSQRRATGVGEFDRVLGGGLVPGAVILLAGEPGVGKSTLLLDVAARAARSGDRVLYVSGEESAGQVRLRAERIGALERGVLLAAETDLGAVLSHIDSAQPQLLMVDSIQTLASAEIDGTAGGVGQVREVAQSLIQAAKTRGIPTVLVGHVTKDGSVAGPRLVEHLVDVVCQFEGEQHSALRLLRAIKNRFGSVDEVGCFQLVDDGIESVTDPSGLFLSHDGAHVPGTCATITLDGKRPLPAEIQALVAPSALSNPRRATSGIDGARVSMILAVLHRRAGLAVAADDVYVSTIGGARVTEPAADVALALALASARLDRPVRQHMAAVGEVALSGAVRPVSALSQRIAEAGRLGFKDIVVPASATHVSAPAGVRLHPVSTLAEAVHAALPAEDRTAAPAPF from the coding sequence ATGGCCACCACCCGTCGAACCGCTCCTGGCTACCGCTGCACCGAGTGCGGGTGGTCCGCCGTGAAATGGGTCGGGCGCTGCGGCGAGTGCCAGGCTTGGGGCACGGTCGTCGAGGCCGGAGCGTCCGCCGCCGGACCCGCCACCAAGGCCACCGCTCCCACGCGTCCGGCCACTCCCATCCCCGACGTGTCGGCCGAGTCGTCGCAGCGGCGCGCCACCGGAGTCGGGGAGTTCGATCGCGTGCTCGGCGGCGGACTCGTCCCGGGCGCCGTGATCCTGCTCGCCGGGGAGCCCGGCGTCGGCAAGTCCACCCTGCTCCTCGACGTCGCCGCGCGCGCCGCCCGCTCAGGAGACCGCGTGCTCTACGTCTCGGGCGAGGAGTCCGCCGGGCAGGTCAGGCTGCGTGCCGAGCGGATCGGCGCGCTCGAGCGCGGCGTGCTGCTGGCCGCCGAGACCGACCTTGGCGCCGTGCTGTCGCACATCGACTCGGCGCAGCCCCAGCTCCTGATGGTCGACTCGATCCAGACCCTCGCCTCCGCTGAGATCGACGGCACCGCCGGCGGAGTCGGCCAGGTGCGCGAGGTCGCGCAGTCGCTCATCCAGGCCGCCAAGACCCGCGGGATCCCCACCGTGCTCGTCGGCCACGTCACCAAGGACGGCTCCGTCGCCGGGCCCCGGCTCGTCGAGCACCTGGTGGACGTCGTCTGCCAGTTCGAAGGCGAGCAGCATTCCGCGCTGCGGCTTCTGCGCGCCATCAAGAACCGCTTCGGATCTGTCGACGAGGTCGGCTGCTTCCAGCTGGTCGACGACGGTATCGAATCGGTCACCGACCCCTCCGGCCTTTTCCTCTCGCACGATGGAGCCCACGTCCCGGGCACGTGCGCCACGATCACGCTCGACGGGAAGCGACCGCTTCCGGCTGAGATCCAGGCGCTCGTCGCGCCGTCCGCGCTCAGCAATCCGCGCCGCGCCACCTCAGGCATCGACGGTGCCCGGGTGTCGATGATCCTCGCCGTGCTGCACCGCAGGGCGGGGCTCGCGGTCGCCGCGGACGACGTCTACGTCTCGACCATCGGCGGCGCCAGGGTGACGGAGCCAGCGGCGGATGTGGCGCTCGCATTGGCGCTCGCGTCGGCTCGGCTCGACAGGCCGGTGCGGCAGCATATGGCCGCCGTCGGCGAGGTTGCACTGTCGGGCGCGGTGCGCCCAGTCAGCGCGTTGTCGCAGCGAATCGCGGAGGCCGGGCGGCTGGGCTTCAAGGACATCGTGGTGCCGGCGTCGGCAACGCACGTCTCCGCGCCTGCCGGAGTCCGCCTGCATCCGGTCAGCACGCTTGCGGAGGCGGTGCATGCGGCGCTGCCGGCGGAGGACCGGACGGCCGCACCGGCGCCTTTCTAG
- a CDS encoding ATP-binding protein, with product MSSWRIRDAHAEDLEDIVRLWEGSRAAGAEPVYALAEVLTSAQEDDAVVAVVGEEVVGAAVGRRAHNQAWVVFHAVDEDWHGRGIGAALLGAIESRVADDGVTVVSALVPAEQDYLDAYRDAGFAEKKAVRYLERRLPVQREERGPLAELGGRLLPRGLWDAVGGMRHEKELLEKRLVLPLAQPELADRFGVAPPRAVVLFGPPGTGKTTFAKAVASRLEWSFVEVFPSRLAADPKGLAGALRETFTRIDELEHAVVLIDEVEEIASHRRGDPPSPLQGVTNELLKIIPAFRERPDRLLVCATNFIRSLDSAFLRHGRFDYVIPIGLPDAEARVAIWERFIPPAAGPVDVAALVAASDGFTPADIEFAARRASQAALEKAVAADEGVAGGPTTADYLDAIGATRATVAPEVVAEFEEDIESVARL from the coding sequence ATGAGCTCGTGGCGCATCCGCGACGCCCACGCTGAGGATCTTGAGGACATCGTTCGGCTGTGGGAGGGCTCCCGCGCCGCTGGGGCCGAGCCCGTCTACGCGCTCGCCGAGGTCCTCACCTCCGCCCAGGAGGACGACGCGGTGGTCGCCGTCGTGGGCGAGGAGGTCGTCGGCGCCGCGGTCGGTCGACGCGCCCACAACCAGGCCTGGGTCGTGTTCCACGCCGTCGACGAGGACTGGCACGGCCGCGGCATCGGAGCCGCTCTGCTGGGCGCGATCGAGAGCCGCGTGGCCGACGACGGAGTGACCGTCGTCTCCGCGCTGGTGCCCGCCGAACAGGACTACCTGGACGCGTACCGCGACGCGGGCTTCGCGGAGAAGAAGGCTGTCCGCTACCTGGAGCGTCGGCTCCCCGTGCAACGCGAGGAGCGCGGCCCGCTAGCGGAGCTGGGAGGACGCCTGCTGCCCCGCGGCCTCTGGGATGCGGTCGGCGGCATGCGGCACGAGAAGGAGCTGCTGGAGAAGCGCCTGGTGCTGCCGCTGGCGCAGCCCGAGCTGGCCGACCGGTTCGGGGTGGCTCCGCCGCGTGCGGTCGTGCTGTTCGGACCGCCGGGGACCGGCAAGACCACCTTCGCGAAGGCGGTGGCCTCACGTCTCGAGTGGTCGTTCGTGGAGGTGTTCCCCTCGCGCCTTGCCGCTGACCCGAAGGGCCTCGCGGGGGCGCTCCGGGAGACGTTCACCCGGATCGACGAGCTGGAGCACGCCGTCGTCCTCATCGACGAGGTCGAGGAGATCGCCTCGCACCGCCGCGGCGACCCGCCCTCACCGCTGCAGGGCGTCACCAACGAGCTGCTGAAGATCATCCCCGCCTTCCGCGAGCGCCCTGACCGCCTGCTCGTGTGCGCCACGAACTTCATCCGCTCGCTCGACTCCGCGTTCCTGAGGCACGGGCGCTTCGACTACGTCATCCCGATCGGCCTGCCCGACGCCGAGGCGCGCGTGGCGATCTGGGAGCGGTTCATCCCGCCCGCGGCTGGGCCTGTGGACGTCGCAGCGCTCGTCGCGGCATCCGACGGGTTCACGCCCGCGGACATCGAGTTCGCTGCGAGACGCGCCTCGCAGGCGGCGCTGGAGAAGGCGGTCGCCGCGGACGAGGGCGTGGCGGGCGGCCCGACCACGGCCGACTATCTGGACGCGATCGGCGCCACGCGCGCGACCGTCGCGCCCGAGGTGGTCGCGGAGTTCGAGGAGGACATCGAGTCCGTCGCGCGCCTTTGA
- a CDS encoding ABC transporter ATP-binding protein codes for MEKNAIEIHGLRVVRGHKEVLHDLSLTVPRGAVVGLLGPSGGGKSTLMRSIVGAQIVAGGEIKIFGLDAGTPPLRSRVGYVTQAPSVYGDLTVRQNLSYFGALVGADADNVTHTISSVGLDEQADQVVSTLSGGQLSRVSLAAAILGRPELLVLDEPTVGLDPALRDDLWKLFRRFAEGGTTLLVSSHVMDEATRCDRLLFLREGRILADGTLDEITAETGTADAESAFLVLARRKEAA; via the coding sequence ATGGAGAAAAATGCGATCGAGATCCACGGCCTCAGGGTCGTGCGCGGACACAAAGAGGTGCTCCACGACCTGTCGCTGACAGTGCCTCGCGGCGCCGTCGTCGGACTGCTCGGCCCGTCGGGCGGCGGCAAGTCCACGCTCATGCGCTCGATCGTGGGCGCCCAGATCGTCGCCGGCGGCGAGATCAAGATCTTCGGCCTCGACGCAGGCACCCCGCCTCTGCGCAGCCGGGTCGGCTACGTGACCCAGGCGCCGTCCGTGTACGGCGACCTCACCGTGCGCCAGAACCTCAGCTACTTCGGCGCGCTCGTGGGAGCCGACGCCGACAACGTCACGCACACCATCTCCAGCGTGGGCCTGGACGAGCAGGCCGACCAGGTGGTGAGCACCCTCTCGGGCGGCCAGCTCTCCCGCGTCTCGCTCGCCGCCGCGATCCTCGGCAGGCCCGAGCTGCTCGTGCTCGACGAACCGACGGTCGGCCTGGACCCCGCCTTGCGGGACGACCTGTGGAAGCTCTTCCGTCGGTTCGCCGAAGGCGGCACCACGCTGCTGGTGTCCAGCCACGTCATGGATGAGGCCACCCGCTGCGACCGCCTGCTGTTCCTCCGCGAGGGCCGCATCCTCGCCGACGGCACCCTCGACGAGATCACGGCCGAAACGGGCACCGCCGACGCCGAGTCAGCCTTCCTGGTCCTCGCACGTCGGAAGGAGGCGGCATGA
- a CDS encoding PIN domain-containing protein, translating to MGVRVFVDANVLFSRILRDWLFLLKIESGGVMFTIGSSEDVIAETIARYRDQHPAAPGARIAAIRERIVAHLDEVVSEYDVQDWMLEDDPGDGHVRAAVCDGGFDMLVACDKKLLCEREKRALPYEPIHPDQFFVLVDDSAPAAVRRVTSEQAAYFVKKSGEVDLPQALRDANCPEFAERIAEHLRAMM from the coding sequence GTGGGGGTGCGGGTATTCGTCGACGCGAATGTCCTCTTCTCGCGCATTCTGAGAGACTGGCTGTTCCTGCTCAAGATTGAGTCGGGCGGCGTGATGTTCACCATCGGCTCAAGCGAGGATGTCATCGCTGAGACCATCGCCCGTTACCGCGATCAGCATCCAGCCGCACCTGGCGCGCGGATCGCAGCGATACGTGAGCGCATCGTTGCTCACCTCGATGAAGTTGTCTCCGAGTACGACGTCCAGGACTGGATGCTCGAAGACGACCCGGGTGATGGACATGTGCGCGCTGCGGTCTGCGACGGTGGGTTCGACATGCTGGTCGCATGCGACAAGAAGTTGCTCTGCGAACGGGAGAAGAGGGCGCTGCCCTATGAGCCGATTCACCCGGACCAGTTCTTCGTGCTCGTCGATGACTCGGCTCCGGCGGCTGTGCGGCGTGTGACTTCGGAGCAGGCCGCCTACTTCGTCAAGAAGAGCGGAGAGGTCGACCTCCCTCAGGCCCTCCGGGATGCGAACTGCCCCGAGTTCGCAGAACGCATCGCCGAGCATCTCCGCGCGATGATGTGA
- a CDS encoding response regulator transcription factor, producing the protein MRIVLADDSALVREGLVRLIAELGHEVVAAVGSATELLAAVREQGRPDVVVSDIRMPPRGADDGLVACLELRRELPGLPCVLLSQHMERAYAEELLADGRGGVGYLLKDRVTDIAAFGRAIESVAAGGTVLDPELAAALVSRHRDPLESLTPREREVLTLMTEGRSNAGIQETLVLSAGAVEKHVTSIFAKLGLVATPDDHRRVLAVLTSLGARRPSA; encoded by the coding sequence ATGCGCATCGTCCTGGCCGACGACTCGGCGCTCGTGCGCGAGGGGCTGGTGCGCCTCATCGCGGAGCTGGGCCACGAGGTGGTCGCTGCTGTCGGCTCGGCCACCGAGCTGCTGGCGGCGGTCCGGGAGCAGGGGCGGCCCGATGTGGTCGTGTCGGACATCCGCATGCCGCCGCGCGGCGCGGACGACGGCCTGGTCGCCTGCCTCGAGCTCCGGCGCGAGCTTCCCGGCCTCCCGTGCGTGCTGTTGTCGCAGCACATGGAGCGCGCCTACGCGGAGGAGCTGCTGGCTGATGGACGCGGTGGCGTGGGCTACCTGCTGAAGGACCGGGTGACGGACATCGCGGCGTTCGGGCGCGCGATCGAGTCGGTGGCTGCGGGCGGGACGGTGCTGGATCCCGAGCTCGCCGCAGCGCTGGTGAGCCGCCATCGCGATCCGCTCGAGTCCCTCACGCCCCGTGAGCGCGAGGTGCTGACGCTGATGACCGAGGGCCGATCGAACGCGGGAATCCAGGAGACGCTGGTGCTGAGCGCGGGTGCGGTGGAGAAGCACGTGACGTCGATCTTCGCGAAGCTGGGGCTGGTGGCGACGCCCGACGACCATCGGCGCGTGCTCGCGGTGCTCACCTCGCTCGGCGCGAGGCGCCCGTCCGCGTGA
- a CDS encoding sensor histidine kinase, with protein MDNETPQRPWIVQRAVQTGKDVAYLLTAFPIATASFVVAVTLATTSASLVIIWVGVPLGVATLWTMRGFAAFERVRLRLVRPERIEGVYTVAPAGSSGMRRLLHVFAVPQLWKDLVHAVVALPLATFTWSVTVSWVAMALGGVSAWIWEPFLPPEGVHPTEGFLYWINTTVAHVALGVIALATLPWVARGLALAHWWLGRGLLGTSDEARLRAEVERLESQRGAAASAESTSLRRIERDLHDGPQQRLVRLQMDAAAAERALDADPERARELLAAVREQSQETLAEIRALTRGFAPPLLAERGLAAAVRSLAERCPVPVTVSVTAAAPLGVATETAAYFVVSEALANVAKHAGARAAAVDISDSLGTLRVTVQDDGRGGASVAKGHGLAGLEDRLAGAGGTLTVTDADGGGTVVTATLPVG; from the coding sequence ATGGATAACGAGACCCCTCAGCGGCCGTGGATCGTGCAGCGCGCCGTGCAGACCGGCAAGGACGTCGCCTACCTGCTGACCGCGTTCCCGATCGCGACGGCGTCGTTCGTCGTCGCGGTCACGCTCGCGACGACGAGCGCGAGCCTCGTCATCATCTGGGTGGGCGTGCCGCTGGGAGTCGCGACGCTGTGGACGATGCGTGGATTCGCCGCGTTCGAGCGCGTGCGTCTGCGCCTGGTGCGGCCCGAGCGGATCGAGGGCGTCTACACCGTCGCACCCGCCGGAAGCTCCGGCATGCGCCGCCTGCTGCACGTGTTCGCCGTCCCGCAGCTGTGGAAGGACCTGGTGCACGCCGTGGTCGCGCTGCCGCTGGCCACCTTCACGTGGAGCGTCACCGTCAGCTGGGTGGCGATGGCGCTCGGCGGCGTGTCCGCCTGGATCTGGGAGCCGTTCCTTCCGCCGGAGGGTGTGCACCCCACCGAGGGCTTCCTGTACTGGATCAACACCACGGTGGCGCACGTCGCGCTGGGCGTGATCGCGCTCGCCACGCTGCCGTGGGTGGCGCGAGGCCTGGCGCTCGCGCACTGGTGGCTCGGCCGGGGGCTCCTCGGCACGTCGGACGAGGCGCGGCTGCGTGCGGAGGTGGAGCGGCTCGAATCGCAGCGGGGCGCGGCCGCCTCCGCCGAGAGCACGTCGCTGCGACGGATCGAACGCGACCTGCACGACGGGCCGCAGCAGCGGCTGGTGCGGCTCCAGATGGATGCGGCTGCCGCCGAGAGGGCCCTTGACGCGGACCCGGAGCGCGCCCGCGAGCTGCTGGCGGCGGTGCGCGAGCAGAGCCAGGAGACCCTCGCGGAGATCCGCGCGCTGACCAGGGGCTTCGCTCCGCCGCTGCTCGCGGAAAGGGGCCTCGCTGCGGCAGTGAGGTCGCTCGCGGAGCGATGCCCCGTGCCGGTGACGGTCTCCGTCACGGCGGCCGCACCGCTGGGGGTCGCCACGGAGACGGCCGCGTACTTCGTGGTCTCAGAAGCGTTGGCGAACGTGGCGAAGCACGCGGGAGCGCGGGCCGCCGCCGTCGACATCTCCGACTCGCTGGGCACCCTGCGCGTGACCGTGCAGGATGACGGCCGGGGTGGGGCGAGCGTCGCGAAGGGCCACGGCCTTGCAGGCCTGGAGGACCGCCTCGCGGGCGCCGGCGGTACGCTCACCGTGACCGACGCGGACGGCGGGGGGACCGTCGTCACCGCCACGCTGCCGGTCGGATAG
- a CDS encoding ABC transporter permease has protein sequence MNARLTVATAKRVLLQLRADKRTIAMMLVLPLVLLTLLWWLFGDTIDPTTQAPMFDPLGARLMGLFPMLLMFIITSVATLRERTSGTMERLMASPMRRGDVVLGYALAFGLVAVVQGTLLVLYSVYVLSLDVAGPVWALVLIIVLDALLGTALGLAASSLARTEFQAVQMMPVVLLPQLLIAGLFMAREDMPTVLYWISTVLPLSYAIDAINDILANDASAIWPEVLILLGFIAGSLILGVTTLRRRTA, from the coding sequence ATGAACGCCCGGCTGACCGTCGCCACCGCCAAGCGCGTGCTGCTCCAGCTGCGCGCGGACAAGCGCACCATCGCGATGATGCTGGTGCTGCCGCTGGTGCTGCTCACCCTGTTGTGGTGGCTGTTCGGCGACACGATCGACCCCACGACGCAGGCACCCATGTTCGACCCGCTGGGCGCCCGGCTCATGGGCCTGTTCCCCATGCTGCTGATGTTCATCATCACCTCCGTCGCCACGCTCAGGGAGCGCACCTCCGGCACGATGGAGCGCCTCATGGCGTCGCCGATGCGCAGGGGCGACGTGGTGCTGGGCTACGCCTTGGCGTTCGGCCTGGTCGCCGTGGTGCAGGGCACGCTGCTGGTGCTGTACTCGGTCTACGTGCTGAGCCTGGACGTGGCCGGGCCCGTGTGGGCGCTCGTGCTCATCATCGTGCTCGACGCACTGCTGGGCACCGCGCTCGGCCTGGCCGCATCGTCCCTGGCACGTACCGAGTTCCAAGCCGTCCAGATGATGCCTGTGGTGCTGCTGCCTCAGCTGCTGATCGCCGGCCTGTTCATGGCCCGTGAGGACATGCCGACCGTCCTGTACTGGATCTCGACGGTGCTGCCGCTGAGCTACGCCATCGACGCGATCAACGACATCCTCGCGAACGATGCCTCCGCGATCTGGCCCGAGGTGCTGATCCTGCTGGGCTTCATCGCAGGCTCGCTGATCCTGGGCGTCACGACGCTGCGCCGCCGCACCGCCTGA
- a CDS encoding TetR/AcrR family transcriptional regulator, whose amino-acid sequence MTPAPRGPRGAGSDTRAEILAAAANVFIRDGYSASMRAVARAAHVDPALVRHWFGSKVELFVSSLRPAERDDPRLAALMATPVEGLGAAITDQFLRLWDDPVDGVRLRTVLRTAIAFDEVATAMRGVMFDDVLMQVLLAHDYEEEDARLRASLIASQMLGLAVARHVLGFATLEESSRERLVALYGPTLQRYLTEDLGPLA is encoded by the coding sequence GTGACCCCTGCGCCGCGCGGCCCTCGCGGCGCAGGCTCCGACACGAGGGCGGAGATCCTGGCAGCGGCGGCGAACGTCTTCATCCGCGACGGCTACTCCGCCTCGATGCGTGCGGTCGCGCGTGCGGCGCACGTGGATCCCGCGCTGGTGCGCCACTGGTTCGGCTCCAAGGTCGAGCTGTTCGTGTCCTCGCTCCGACCGGCGGAACGTGACGATCCCCGGCTCGCGGCGCTGATGGCGACCCCGGTGGAGGGGCTCGGGGCTGCCATCACGGACCAGTTCCTGCGGCTGTGGGACGACCCGGTGGATGGCGTGCGACTGCGCACGGTGCTGCGCACAGCGATCGCGTTCGACGAGGTGGCGACGGCGATGCGCGGCGTGATGTTCGACGACGTGCTGATGCAGGTGCTGCTGGCCCACGACTACGAGGAGGAGGACGCGCGGCTGCGGGCGTCGCTGATCGCGTCGCAGATGCTTGGGCTCGCCGTCGCGCGCCACGTCCTGGGTTTCGCCACACTGGAGGAGTCGTCACGGGAGCGGCTCGTGGCGCTGTACGGTCCGACTCTCCAGCGGTATCTGACGGAGGACCTCGGACCGCTTGCGTGA
- the proC gene encoding pyrroline-5-carboxylate reductase — protein sequence MSETTFPRVAVLGGGGTIGTTVIGAMRGAGWPAEQIVAAGRSEERLAPVAAQFGVETTTSAADAVVGADVVVTSVKPQDMRALLAQIADAVSPAALVLTVAAALPSSFYEDLLTDGTAVVRSMPNTPARLGKGATSISAGAYATEEHLALAERILAGTGLVVRVDEEQIPGVSVVSGSGPAFFYAVAEAMAAAGMANGLDRELAEALAAQTLIGAGALLEQSGESPAELRAKVSSKGGTTLAALAAMGAAGLQDVISAGANAAVARSKELGEELQRG from the coding sequence ATGAGCGAGACGACATTCCCCCGCGTGGCCGTCCTGGGCGGCGGAGGCACTATCGGCACCACCGTCATCGGTGCGATGCGAGGAGCGGGGTGGCCCGCCGAGCAGATCGTGGCCGCCGGTCGCAGCGAGGAACGGCTGGCACCCGTGGCAGCGCAGTTCGGCGTGGAGACCACCACGTCGGCGGCCGACGCGGTGGTCGGGGCGGACGTGGTGGTCACCTCGGTCAAGCCGCAGGACATGCGGGCGCTGCTCGCCCAGATCGCCGACGCGGTCTCCCCCGCTGCGCTGGTGCTGACGGTCGCAGCGGCGCTGCCATCGTCGTTCTACGAGGACCTGCTGACCGACGGCACGGCCGTGGTGCGCTCGATGCCGAACACGCCTGCACGGCTGGGCAAGGGCGCCACGTCCATCTCCGCGGGCGCGTACGCCACCGAGGAGCACCTGGCGCTCGCCGAGCGGATCCTTGCCGGCACCGGCCTCGTGGTTCGCGTCGACGAGGAGCAGATCCCGGGCGTGTCCGTCGTGTCCGGGTCAGGGCCTGCGTTCTTCTATGCCGTCGCCGAGGCGATGGCGGCAGCGGGGATGGCGAACGGCCTGGACCGTGAGCTGGCGGAGGCGCTCGCCGCTCAGACCCTGATCGGCGCAGGCGCGCTGCTCGAGCAATCCGGGGAGTCCCCTGCCGAGCTGCGCGCCAAGGTCAGCTCCAAGGGCGGCACCACGCTCGCGGCCCTCGCGGCGATGGGCGCGGCAGGCCTGCAGGACGTGATCTCGGCCGGAGCGAACGCCGCCGTCGCACGCTCCAAGGAGCTGGGCGAGGAGCTGCAGAGGGGCTGA
- a CDS encoding cupin domain-containing protein: MSDYQVTELGALDDWRAHYGGFVPDRSREGRRVVDHELPMQFIGMTANALVPGEQAGYWHTHASDEELYVFLAGEGQMGLDDDVVDVRAGSCIRVGQGVWRTWRCLPDSPTELRWLCIRADGGALPHLPDDATRDESRPSPW; this comes from the coding sequence ATGAGCGACTACCAGGTGACTGAGCTCGGTGCCCTCGACGACTGGCGGGCCCACTACGGCGGCTTCGTGCCGGACCGTTCGCGCGAGGGCAGGCGCGTCGTGGACCACGAGCTGCCTATGCAGTTCATCGGCATGACCGCGAACGCCCTGGTCCCGGGCGAGCAGGCCGGCTACTGGCACACCCACGCGTCCGACGAGGAGCTGTACGTGTTCCTGGCGGGGGAGGGGCAGATGGGTCTGGATGACGACGTGGTCGACGTCCGTGCGGGTTCCTGCATCAGGGTGGGTCAGGGCGTGTGGCGCACGTGGCGCTGCCTGCCCGACAGTCCCACCGAGCTGCGGTGGCTGTGCATCCGCGCCGACGGCGGCGCGCTCCCGCACCTCCCCGACGATGCGACGCGAGACGAGTCCCGCCCGTCGCCGTGGTGA
- a CDS encoding NAD-dependent epimerase/dehydratase family protein, translating into MATHVVLGTGSIGAPLARELASRGHRVVSINRSGSRAGLPPEAEQRVGDVRDPEFLTAALKDADVAYQLTQPPYHRWREEFPPLQEAILDAAARTGTRLVLADNLYCFGRPDGPISDRSPEVPASTKGSLRKEMAAEALAAHRSGQVEVALTRPSHYLGSDYALTRELLVEPAFEGRRMAVIGRMDRLHAFAYVPDVARAMADIGTSDDAWGRAWVLPALTPMTQAELCTRVWRTAGRTGQPKVLSLRGLPMRVASLFSSRVRESLEMLYEFEAPYLVDAHEFEQRFGWTATPLADAIRETVRGVRPDPVIASTR; encoded by the coding sequence GTGGCCACTCATGTCGTCCTGGGCACCGGGTCCATCGGCGCGCCCTTGGCCAGGGAGCTCGCGTCACGAGGCCACCGCGTCGTCTCGATCAACCGCTCGGGCTCGCGCGCGGGCTTGCCGCCCGAGGCCGAGCAGCGGGTGGGCGACGTCCGCGACCCGGAGTTCCTGACGGCAGCGCTGAAGGACGCCGACGTGGCGTATCAGCTGACGCAGCCGCCCTACCACCGCTGGCGCGAGGAGTTCCCGCCGTTGCAGGAGGCGATCCTCGACGCGGCAGCGCGCACGGGCACCCGTCTGGTGCTGGCCGACAACCTGTACTGCTTCGGGCGGCCCGACGGCCCGATCAGCGACCGTTCCCCTGAGGTGCCCGCCAGCACGAAGGGCTCGCTGCGCAAGGAGATGGCGGCCGAGGCGCTCGCCGCGCATCGCTCGGGGCAGGTGGAGGTGGCCCTCACCCGACCCTCCCACTATCTGGGTTCCGACTACGCGCTCACCCGGGAGCTGCTCGTCGAGCCGGCGTTCGAAGGCCGACGGATGGCCGTCATCGGCCGCATGGACAGGCTTCACGCCTTCGCCTACGTGCCCGACGTGGCGCGCGCGATGGCGGACATCGGCACCTCCGACGACGCCTGGGGACGCGCATGGGTGCTCCCCGCGCTGACTCCCATGACCCAGGCCGAGCTCTGCACCAGGGTGTGGCGCACGGCAGGCAGGACGGGACAGCCGAAGGTGCTCTCCCTCCGCGGGCTCCCGATGCGGGTCGCCAGCCTCTTCTCGTCCCGGGTTCGGGAGAGCCTCGAGATGCTCTACGAGTTCGAGGCGCCGTACCTGGTGGACGCGCACGAGTTCGAGCAGCGCTTCGGGTGGACGGCCACGCCTCTTGCCGATGCCATCAGGGAGACGGTACGAGGAGTGCGGCCCGATCCGGTGATCGCCTCCACCCGTTGA
- a CDS encoding excisionase family DNA-binding protein, with translation MTMTLRAADGRAEIAVTDDESKAAALALKNFPTEAAAEGLVEISVPRELVDLVHMVLHAASRGEQLTIGSMPDELSTSVAADQLGISRPTLMKLIENGELDAHKVGTHTRIKTEDVRVFRRARLERQRRAFDELRELEEGLGS, from the coding sequence ATGACGATGACACTGCGCGCGGCAGATGGCCGCGCTGAGATTGCGGTGACAGACGACGAGAGCAAGGCAGCCGCGCTTGCTCTGAAGAATTTTCCGACCGAGGCAGCGGCCGAAGGTCTGGTGGAGATCAGCGTTCCTCGCGAGCTGGTGGATCTGGTGCACATGGTGCTTCATGCGGCTTCTCGTGGCGAGCAGCTCACTATCGGCAGCATGCCTGACGAGCTCTCGACCTCGGTTGCGGCTGACCAGCTGGGGATCTCTCGCCCGACGCTGATGAAGTTGATCGAGAACGGTGAGCTTGACGCGCACAAGGTGGGGACGCATACCCGCATCAAGACCGAGGATGTCCGAGTCTTTCGCCGCGCACGTCTTGAGCGTCAGAGGCGGGCCTTCGATGAACTTCGTGAGCTCGAAGAGGGTCTTGGCTCGTAG